The nucleotide window actagaataggcacatatcaaaagcaaatgtggaacaatgggatatatatgtgcctatatgagtcaatacgatatagcataaacgttacacaatagttttcaagaatgtaaataattttaatgacAAGAGCATacgattcaaagcagtaatataaagcttaattgaacaagaaagctaaatgaaatcaatttccaaaggaatgaaaccaggatatgcgaaatcgactaaagctcgatttcttGTAGAATTGGAGAggtacattgaacaaatgattcaaactatcaatcgtgctacaatatactcaagaaaactactgtgaaagatatttcaatctattttcaaataaaataagtttcgtatgaatcgaagtttccaacaaagagttacaatagatttagtaacccaagatcaaagaacaaatcttaattttacaagattcacaaggtcggtttcaatagaaaactgggcTGGCatgtggactctaaatctttcaatctaggtatcaaatgaaagatctacgagtctagtttaaaatgaaataagtttggaataaatcaaagtttccaacagggacttataggcagttcagtaacaaaaggtcagaaattatgatccctattttacaaaattcataggctcatttgaaacagaattttggataggcaaacttactccgaattcttaaaataagctattgaaagaaaggtttatgagtctatattcatatcaaataagttttgtctaaatcagaggtcaatgcataaagttataatcataacaaggtagaaaggtcagaatctcgaaagtttcacatattcaaatcgttacgtctaaacaagagatatatcaaatgcaaggctagaacaattcaaagtttctcatattcaaagcaaatgtagagataaaattacagtaaagaAAGATCATGACCACTTGCAATACGAAAGATTaaaaagcttacaataggaaggatcgaaacacttgcaataggaaggatcagaacactcaaaggagaaaagatcgggacacttgcttTCTGAAGATTTTgatacgaagatccaaagaaggtgtacgcccaaatccttcttctatttttctctgtctcctttatttgttttcattttttgtATCAATattctttcttcctccacaactgcagctcgtaCAAAACATATTCACCTGCTCTCCCTTACTctcgttcctttttttttttttctttcccaaatgcagctgccGCAACCACCGCCGCTACCGCTACCACAGTCGcaaccccttccaccgcactaccttcttcctcctcttctttcgcagacacagctacTGCAAATGCAGCTGCCGTTGCCGCagccgcaaccatggccgcagcccctttttttttttcctttcatttctttctctttccctaaagcaactactgcagccaccaccactgccgcagctaccgcagtcaCCGCCGACGCCATAGCTGCTACCGCAACTGCAGCcacagccaccttcccctcttcctcttcttccctctcgttcttctcttccagctacagctgccactgctgcagccgcagcctcttcttcctcccctgctcttcttcttttcttctcctctcctttccttctcctccccggcgacacacacaccctctcctctgtttcctcctgcaggaaacagaggtgtcacaaactcttctcccgcttctccttcttctcttcctcttcttcttcttctccttctcttcttctcctcttcttcccttctccctgacgccccacacctcctcactgcagcccttgccgcagccaccctcctctctcttcttcttcttcttctcttctactcctcttcttcctttctcctccccaacgctccacagctcctcgctgcagcccttgcagtagccactctcctcttttcttcttcttctttctcttctcttcttctccccgaaGCCCCACACATTCACTCCTCTgttgtgctgcagccctagctgctgcagctacctctctctcctctccctcttccctctcttcttattcttctcttcttcctcctctcttcttttccctcttcttcttcttttcttctcttctccctctacttttcttcttctccccacgtcccacagctcctctctggaaacagagagcgtggggggcagtgggataaaaccgaaattgttgtttttgttttgttttgttttgtttttttttttttttttttcatttttacaaCTTTAACAGTTTAgttcttgaaatatatatatatatatatatatatatatatatatacatataaatatatatatatatatacatataaatatataaatgtatatatacatatgtatgtatgtacatatgtatatatacatatatatacatatgtatgtatatatatgtatatgtatgtatatacatatacatatatatacatacatatatatgtatatacatacatatatatacatacatatatatgtatatacatatacatatatatacatacatatgtgtatatatatatatacatatgtatatacatatacatatatatacatacatatgtatgtatatatatgtatatgtatatacatacatatatatacatacatatgtatgtatatacatatacatatatatacatacatatgtatatatatatatatacatacatatgtatatatatatatatacatatgtatatatatatataaagtgaaatTTACTTAAATATAGAATTCATTTTGTTTCAATTTTAAAATAACTAACCGTCAATATGTttacaagtatatatatacatatatactaataGTCTATAGTGATTAAGTTGTGTTGACAAGTTAAGTTTGGGGATCATATAAGTCTAATAGTCTATAGTGACTCCGAGTTGATAGTCAATTAGGTTAATGGTTTGTATAAGGTCTTATACGTTGCATAGGTAAAATAGATGATAGTTaatatgttgaatcttagatttttgacgatgaaatcaattgataaagttatgatctaatctatgcttTGAGATAagtaaaatagaactaactttgataaaaaaaagtaaatcgattaaagcataaTGAATCAAATATTGGGTCGgaatgaacatgttagaagattggacattaggTTGGAGGATCGATTGATATGCCGGTAAAAAAACTTTGTGCTATAAGTTCAGGTAttgggtcgaaggatcggacattgcgctaaggagatcaaaAATTACAGGAggttaacatgccgattgggcaatacgccgaaggagaggacgatgagtcGAAAGATCAGACGaaacgtcggatgaaccaatgacatgccgaacaacatagaattctagtcttgtaaACGATTGTGTCTTAATTGGTCATAATTGTGTTAGTTTTTGGTATAACTATGCTAACTTAATTATGGCCCTATTGGGTTAGAGTTGAGACTGTTTTGAGCCAAGTGAAAGGTCCTCTGGATGACTCAATGTAAGGTGGAACCACCTATTAGCTAGAAAATTCAAGAGTATACTTTTCTAAGCTATTAGGCTGTAGTACTATTAGGTTGGGTGGTGGTACATTTAGATATAGTCTCTCATACTATGTCACACGGTGGTATAATCTAATATTAGTGTTGTAGGCGATCGTACTGCTTAACTTAACAGTATATACGAAAATTATATATGGAGAAACAAATGTTGAAATCAGCAAGTACATATACTTTTTCCTTTGTTATTTTGTGCTGGTTTGTACGTGTACAGACCTCGGTGCGTTGTACAGGTCAGTTGCCACGCAACCATGCACCTCTGCCTTATCGTGGCGCAGAACTAGTTCCATCCGATCTCCTGTAGCTGAATACAGTGAACCGCGATATATGCTTTTTGATACAGGGGGCCTGCCATCCTCGATTGACAGCGGCTGGCCACGCGGCTCCCTACTGTGATATGAGGCACCACGAGGTCGAGCGGCAGCGCATCGGTGCCATGCAGGGCGAAGGGTGGCCGAGGTGCCTCAGGTGCGTCCAAACCCCTATGGTGCCTTTTTGTCCTATAAATACCGTCCCTCTGTGTtaccccccacccccacccccaccccaccCACGCGTTAGTCGTAGTACGCACAAGAAAAGCCATGGCGGCCTCCTCTTTAGCTGCTTTGTTCTCCATCTCCCTTTTGCTTCTGCTCCTGTGTCATGGCTCTCTCGGCTTCGGTCAGGGAGGGTGGGGAAGCGCGCACCGGCTCGGAGCTCAGCAAGGCGAGTGCCAGATCGAGCGGCTGAACGCTCTCAGCCCCACCCGGAGTGTCCAGTCGGAGGCCGGCGTCACGGAGTACTTTGACGAGAACAACGAGCAGTTCAAGTGCGCCGGAGTAAACGCTTTTCGCCGTACTCTTCAGCCGAGaggcctcctcctcccctctttcTCCAACGCCCCTCGCCTCGTTTACATCATCCAAGGCTCGTGTCTTGATCACTTTATGCACTCTATCTATCCCTTACATGGTTGACTTTATGGTGCATGCACGTGCATACACATGCAGGCAGGGGTATCGCTGGAATAGTGATCCCTGGTTGCCCAGAGACGTTCCAATCTTTCCAGGAAGAACGTTTCCAGGAAGGGCAACAAGCCCAGAGTTCCCGAGACGAGCATCAGAGAATCCTCCACTTCCGGGAGGGAGACGTCATCGCGTTGCCCGCTGGAGTCGCTCACTGGTGCTACAATAACGGTGACAGGCCAGTTATTGCCATCACCGTCGTCGACATCAGCAACAACGCAAACCAACTAGATCGGAACCACAGGGTCATATCAAATCCCGTATCGCACGTATTTTTCTATTGGAATACTGCCATGTGATctgacgctctctctctctctctccctccctctcggTATCCATAGGAATTCCTACTTGCTGGAAAACAGAGGAGCGGCCGAGAAACATCCGGAGGCAAATGGCAGGAGACGTCGGGTAATAACGTCCTTAGCGGGTTCGACGTCGAGTTGCTTGCCCAGGCCACGGGTCTGAGCGGGGATACAGCGAGGAAGATCCAGGGCAAGGATGACGAGAGGGGTGAGATGGTCCGAGTTGAGAAGGGTCTCGAGGTGCTGAGGCCGTCGAGCAGAGAGCAgagggagagcgagagagagagaggtgagagaGAGGAGGGTGAACGGGAGAGAAGCCTTCCCAACGGCCTGGACGAGACCTACTGCGCCATGAGAATCATGGAGAACATCGCTGATCCCGCACGTGCTGATGTGTACACCCCGCGCGGCGGAAGCATTACGACTCTCAACAGCCTGAAGCTCAATATTCTCAGAGAGATCCAGTTGAGTGCCGAAAGAGTCGTCCTCTACAGGGTACGCATATGAGAGAGAGCAGTTAGACCGAACTCCTACAAGAGCTCTTTTTAACTCTTGCTTTGGTTGTAGAATGCCATCTTAGCGCCCTACTGGAACATCAACGCACACAGCATAATGTATGTCACTGGTGGACGCGGCCGGGTCCAGATCGTCAGCGACCAGGGACGAACAGTCTTCGACGGCGAGGTCCGGCAAGACCAGCTGCTGATCGTGCCCCAGAACTACGCGGTGATTAAGCAGGCACAGGGCGAAGGCTTCCAGTGGACATCCTTCAAGACCAACGGCAACGCCATGGTGAGCCAGATCGTGGGGAAGGCATCGGTCCTCCGGGGAATGCCGGAGGAGGTGCTTATGAACTCTTACCGGATCTCTATCCAGGAAGCGAGGCGGCTCAAGTTCAACAGGGGGAATCAGATGGCAATTTTCTCGCCGAGGTCCGCGAGAAGAGGACATTATGATGTGTGAAACGGCAAGGGGTCACTGagttagctatatatatatatatatatatatatagatagagagagagagagagagagacttcgcGAGCTTAGACGAAGTCTGGAGTTTAACATAAATAAAGCTCGAACGTCCAGTGAGGAGTCAATCTCGTGTAGCACGCCTTATGTACGATGTAACAATAATATGCATAATTCTCCTAATGGACGACTCGCAATTGCAGTACAGGTTTATTATAGTGTGAAGGTCTTGTCGCAATCCGATGCTCCTCGATTGCGAAGATTGTGTTATATTCATTATCATCTCCGGTTAAGTATTTAAGTACTACATTCCCTATTTTCAGAGTTATAATCCGTTTTGGAAGATTaaagtataattttatttaataaaaaaatatcagagtatttttgtaaaattaaaattaaaattattattggaaagaatataagataagaaaaattattgaagaaaaatttgaatacattaacatatttctctcatatttatacgagggaagatttttctcaatagaggattttcctcgatATAGTAGATAGATTTCTTCATATAGTTGGAGAAATTTTATCTACTATTATGCCCCCGTAAGATGGTACTCCTGTCAAGGATATCAATTTTGGATTGATGCAAAGCAAACAGTTTACGAGCTAAAGGCTTCGTGGgtagggcaagagcatatcgttgctgctgctgttgttattgcgacaactatgatgGCAACGGCAACGACGGCGGTGACGGCTACAGTAGAGGATAAAGCTGCAGCAATagagaaagctatagcaatgctgtagTAGAGGAAGAAGCCAcagcagaggaggaagttgcagcgATGTTGTAGtgatgctacagtagaggagaaaACTGCAACGATATTGTAGTGATGCTATAGTAGAGGAGGACTGCAGTAGAGGTGctgcagaggagaaagctacagtaaAGGAGGTAGCTGCAACGATGCTACAATAGAAGAGAAAGCTGCAGTCGGTGAAGAAGAAGGTCtcatggaggagaagagggaaggagcggGCAGGGGTTGGAGAGGGATCCACTACCGAGGGCGAGTAGCCAGCCGAACCAAAACAGGCCCTCATTGTTgtggctgttgaatctcgaattttgatgataaagtcaattgtcatttgtttatctaatatatatattgaaaaaagtgtgcaggattaactacgatggtagtaagacatgcagcaggtgttatgtcagagtcaagatcaagatcacgttgggagtccgagagttcatcggaagtccggacgttcattagaagttctgcgggaactagtcgagaagtccaggtgcttgccatagaagcttgtcggaactcaccaagaagatcgtcgcaaagtctaggagcttgctaggagtccgctagagcatccccgagggttcgtcggatgttcgttggaagttcgccggaagaagcgattgacgcaccggaacataaaTTACAGTAATGATATCTTAATTGTCTTAGTTagtgtgtagattaagttaggattgagaggtgatcccactaacttaatcaggagccaactgggcccttaacagacccaaattaagccgaatggaatagcccattcgaatccagaattcttggccgacggtggcactgtccaggagactgttaggatcggagcggcactaagaggggggggtgaattagtgcagcggattaaaacttcggttttaaaaaatctttcgtacgataaaaataatgtttcgtatgaaattgtcttaattgcgttgaaagcgtacgtaataagatgagggcagtgaacttagcaaagtaaaggtttgcagaaagataaatgcagtaatgaaatgcaaaccagagatcacgccgattttagagtggttcggtcaaatgacctactccacttgcgaggcccctcttcgatgaggctcccaccttccactagcaacactcttgaaatggaagggcaaatacccctcttacaaccttttacaagtagttcaacctcttacaaattttcaataagaaagaaggaggagaactctctagcaaattgaaaacaagacttgctaagactttctaagacttttctctcaatcaaaatgcttctcaaaagttgtaacctcagctgagatttgaggggtatttataggcctcaagaggattcaaattttgggctccaaaatttgaattttcttagggtttccggtgctggaggtgccaccgcccaaccaggcggtgccaccgcccagcgctcgggtgctggacggtgcaatcgcccagccaaggaggtgtcaccgcccagctctcgggtgctgggcggtgccaccgcccagctaggcggtgccaccgcctacagtgttttcagcccgactacagtgttttcagccactagttgggcttcaatcttggctctctagttcgctggtttagcttaatttttagcctaaaccaactctgactttgggcccagttggcccctaaccaggatataggattatctcttaatcctaatcctaattacaagtggactacataaccaaaacacatcctaagaaaattttcaaccgcgaacgtcgagtcttattccggcgagctttccgacgaacttcttccgacggactccctgcaagctcccaatctttgtgatgactttaacgagtagccgagc belongs to Musa acuminata AAA Group cultivar baxijiao chromosome BXJ3-5, Cavendish_Baxijiao_AAA, whole genome shotgun sequence and includes:
- the LOC135637866 gene encoding cocosin 1-like, which produces MAASSLAALFSISLLLLLLCHGSLGFGQGGWGSAHRLGAQQGECQIERLNALSPTRSVQSEAGVTEYFDENNEQFKCAGVNAFRRTLQPRGLLLPSFSNAPRLVYIIQGSGIAGIVIPGCPETFQSFQEERFQEGQQAQSSRDEHQRILHFREGDVIALPAGVAHWCYNNGDRPVIAITVVDISNNANQLDRNHREFLLAGKQRSGRETSGGKWQETSGNNVLSGFDVELLAQATGLSGDTARKIQGKDDERGEMVRVEKGLEVLRPSSREQRESERERGEREEGERERSLPNGLDETYCAMRIMENIADPARADVYTPRGGSITTLNSLKLNILREIQLSAERVVLYRNAILAPYWNINAHSIMYVTGGRGRVQIVSDQGRTVFDGEVRQDQLLIVPQNYAVIKQAQGEGFQWTSFKTNGNAMVSQIVGKASVLRGMPEEVLMNSYRISIQEARRLKFNRGNQMAIFSPRSARRGHYDV